The following proteins are co-located in the Aquarana catesbeiana isolate 2022-GZ linkage group LG02, ASM4218655v1, whole genome shotgun sequence genome:
- the RIPPLY3 gene encoding protein ripply3, whose protein sequence is MDSTHYILKATLAHMCSNSSAGAVHLGQAQSSALWRPWVSSNRDRELEAQQRLESTANNDNQPITSKVAHGFQHPVRLYMPKSKTEEYLQHMGKKVLANFPVQATIHFYNDDTDSEEEEEEDEYSMEFYNYYQNAERFPGKEMEEVTKDISNYSATATK, encoded by the exons ATGGATTCTACACACTATATACTGAAGGCCACCCTGGCTCACATGTGCTCCAACAGCAGCGCCGGCGCAGTGCACCTTGGCCAAGCACAAAG ctctgccctctggAGGCCCTGGGTGTCTTCTAATAGAGATAGAGAATTAGAGGCTCAACAAAGACTG GAATCCACAGCAAACAATGATAATCAGCCTATTACAAGTAAAGTGGCACATGGCTTTCAACACCCAGTACG GCTGTACATGCCCAAATCGAAAACAGAGGAATATCTGCAACACATGGGAAAGAAAGTCCTGGCCAATTTCCCAGTCCAGGCCACCATCCATTTCTACAATGACGACACTGACtctgaagaagaggaggaagaagatgaatACAGTATGGAATTTTATAACTACTATCAAAACGCTGAGCGTTTTCCAGGAAAGGAGATGGAAGAAGTCACAAAAGACATTTCCAATTACTCAGCAACAGCCACTAAATAG